One window from the genome of Pandoraea fibrosis encodes:
- a CDS encoding lysozyme inhibitor LprI family protein: MIRTLMKSLPVLALCLSFVAMAADGPPSASGIDLDQRLNRCLADPDEPSTGDQDQCISEATHAWDARLNASYETLRGALPEAARPALLKAQRAWLASRDADLKLIAAVYATVRGTMYAPMNANDVMVLTRRRAQILTRYSADIENASASAFRMDGRLTPAKVEKEEGGSAVPQRGLAFERKHCHGLTEPATIARCAAQATAHYTKDIDDETRRIEQRLPVASRAAMRASASQWRTFMSMEKALVAAVCPAADTSQGQACRAVQARNETLARLQKLVHLEAMIDAN, encoded by the coding sequence ATTCGCACCCTGATGAAATCCTTGCCGGTATTGGCGTTGTGCCTGTCCTTCGTGGCAATGGCGGCAGACGGGCCGCCGTCGGCCAGCGGCATCGACCTCGATCAGCGCCTGAACCGGTGTCTGGCCGATCCAGACGAACCATCCACCGGCGATCAGGATCAATGCATCAGCGAAGCCACGCATGCGTGGGACGCACGTCTGAACGCCAGCTACGAGACGCTACGTGGCGCGTTGCCGGAGGCGGCACGCCCGGCACTGTTGAAGGCGCAACGGGCGTGGCTGGCGAGTCGCGATGCGGACCTCAAGCTGATCGCTGCGGTGTACGCCACGGTACGAGGCACGATGTACGCCCCAATGAATGCCAACGACGTGATGGTGCTGACCCGACGACGCGCTCAGATCTTGACGCGTTACAGCGCGGATATCGAGAATGCTTCGGCGAGCGCCTTCCGCATGGATGGACGGCTCACGCCTGCGAAGGTGGAAAAAGAAGAGGGCGGCAGCGCTGTGCCACAGAGAGGTCTGGCATTCGAGCGAAAACACTGCCACGGGCTGACCGAGCCGGCGACCATTGCCCGCTGCGCAGCTCAGGCGACAGCACACTACACAAAGGATATCGACGACGAAACGCGGCGCATCGAGCAGCGATTGCCGGTGGCGTCACGCGCCGCGATGCGCGCATCTGCCAGCCAGTGGCGAACGTTTATGTCGATGGAGAAAGCGCTCGTGGCAGCGGTTTGTCCCGCGGCCGACACCTCGCAGGGACAGGCTTGCCGAGCCGTGCAGGCGCGCAATGAAACCCTCGCACGCCTGCAGAAGCTCGTTCATCTCGAAGCGATGATCGACGCCAACTGA